AAGTAAAAGGTTTTACGGTTTTGGATGATTTTTAGATGTGGTGTTAGAAATTTAATGAGTTAACAAACATGAATATGATTAATGTGTAAATGAAAAGAATTGTTTAAAGGTTTTGGATAATGATGGTTTTAACTTTTAAGGTTTGACTAAAAAGTGATCTTATGATTTTATATGAACTTGTTTACTGTTAGAATTTCTCACATCCGAATGAAGGAATAGTATATAACTAGAAAAATCATAAACCTATTATAAACTGAATGAAAGAATTTCTCATATTATATGTATTCTATATGTCACACGTACACTTCATTTGCTAAGCAATGCAATGATTGCTTCCACTATCTTCATGGCATCATAAATTACCATCCCTGCATGACACGATAAACAACATAATGTTTTTGGTTATTGCACTTGACCaacaataatatttctttttctccaaATAAGTATGTTACTTGTCCTTTCTCTACCTTAAGAAAAAGGTGTCTAAATGTAACTACATATTTAGATtcctttattttgattaaatcaTTTCCCTTTTTGCAACCTTTTGAAAGAATAATTCACAAATACTATTTCTCTAAAAAATAAGATGACGGAACATGGATTTCAAGAAGGCGGGGTAACAGATATATAACATACTTCTTCAGCCTGAAAACTTATGAGATACTTTTTGAGACCCAGTGACAGCAAAAATTCATCCAGTGAAGCGTTAGCCTGTTAAGCAAGAACCATGGTTAtattgaatttagttttttccaCAGGTAAAGAAACACATTGCCTAGCAAGGAAAATTGTGGTAAAAACAACTATTCATTTCACATAACTATTTTGCATGTGTGAATAAAATGTGGGCAGTTTCATCTATTTAagaagataatataataaaaacagagataaaaaagaagacttgaaaaaaattaggattaaatacattaaaagaAACTCATATCCATGGATTATTACAATCCTGGTGTCTCTACTGTTTTTGTCTAGTTAATCAATCAGGTTGATGacaaacaaaaatgtgtcatcTACTTTCACTTTTAGTATCatcaccagtgcagtaagggctttctTCCCCGGTTATTTTccacattttgcctcgggtctggaaccgaagtatattggggcgaggccaaaaggtacaccttttggcctcggttatcacccgaagccatagacccagttttatgcctcagttgttttaaaaccggtgccatatacacagttttctgcctcgggtcagaTAGGACCGAGGCCattggtgaaaaatatttttttttaattcaaattttcgcagactttttggcctcggttatggttagaaccgaggccatatgtgagttttttgcctcggtcttggtaagaaccgaggcatattccgctgctttttttttaaataaattttctgttatatatatatatatattcccacattcatatatttttcagaCCTGCATATATTTTTCAGACAACAACACAACCATAACAgaatattttctcaaacatccataatccaaaaacatttaaaagataattttaatgtaCACAATCGAAATACATatatcctaatcaatactattgtacatttgaattatgaattttgcacatgctatcctaccaaactttatggacttcGCGGGAATTGGCaaaggactcttgaatgtctgcaAAATAGGACtttaagttagtatatagaaagacaactttagtataccaaactttagaatattgcaaagtaattgttttaattcaaaaatatattaccgtGTCCCAATtggttgtaatacgagcacgcacaattgttgtcatccattgcattatatagtaactgcactcatatgagccggtttttctattacactacattatatcaacaacattaaaatcaattaatgaagaaaatcaaatcaaacaattataaatatatggataaaaatatcaaacaattggctctaattgcaaaaatgccaccgcgccattatatgcttcggttcttggccaaccgaagcatataaggcgaggtaaaacaAAGGGCTTTGTGTGTAAGCTTGACACCTGGCGAATGGGACTgtaccgctaggcggtctgTGCAGATTTTGCCTAGCGGCACTTCGGCTGCGCCAGGCGTTTCTGGTACAGTTTTGGCTGCATGGGTTGCTTTTAtgtatgatgttatacttggattgggagatgttgtgccataaGCGGGCAGGTTCAGGGATGGtagttaacatgtgatgatatgagcggggaggttcatatccagttactctcgtatggggatacgagcgaggtaggttcgtatgttccgtgctcacgcttgagagatgctgcgtgcggggaggtacgtggctggtggatcacatgtgtaggactacgggcgggtaggtccgtagagtaggaataccagcggggaggttcgtagagcaggactacgagcggggaggttcgtagaggcaggaccacgagcgggcaggttcgtgtgagcatcatattcccgagtccaaggctaaccatttATGTgatttgaaggttgaaaagtcttggggttaaggtcttggccaagaactaattaGATTGAATAAGATGTGTGTCTTacttatatttttgtgatattatatgttaattgtatttttataagctcaccctttctgtttgtgtttggcgatgatcgtgtgattcgttacacgggagcagatgatgatacaggtgatgctgaggatgctcaagcgacggagtgagggctagttGGGATTAGAGCTAAGAAgaattttttactatattttatttatggttttTGGATTTTGGAGATTCAAATGTTTTCTCCTActactttttataaattttggcgcgatgtttaaatattttaaattttccctcgttttgggaataataatatttcgatgttttaaattcatttttccttttatttgttttatttattttatttaagtaatattccgtTGGGATGTTACACGTTTTGATTTAAGCCATAGTAGGATTTTCAGGCAAGGGAACATCATCTTCCTATATGACTTCCAATAGATCTAGCCCCTCTAAGTATATTTGCATCCTTACCGCCCATAGATCATAACTTTAACCATCAAAGAGTGGAATAACAACATGTGACATATTTCCTTCCATTCTACTAGTAGTAAGAacaatggctcttgataccactgttgagatttttagggcttttgaaaatatgagagatatgagaTATATCACTGTTGTTATACGgtatatgtttttgtattttattgatacaCACTATATATAGAGTAAAATATTCTTTATATGCAACTCATACCTTAATTGAATTCGTGGTGGTGGATTTTCGAAGGGGACAGTGGAGTTCGCAGGGACGGTGGACTTCAGAGGCACGGTGGAGAAGAAAACTGCTTTTGGTCTGCGAGGCACAATGATATGCGAGGGTTTGCGAAGTGTTTTTGAAAAACAACTTTTGGattctttttttactttgacGGCAAGAAAGTTAATGGTATATGACGGCAAGAAAGTTAATGGTAGGTTAATTTCATTAACCCCTTCAATCACGTGCCAATTCGtttgataaaagtaaaaaataaaagtaaataccATTTTCTACgtaaggaataaaaaaatagtcaaaataGATAGTCAATAAACCATTTTCCAATTCAAAAACCACTATTTTCTAGAGTAAGTAGCTTCTTTatttagcttttatatatatatatatatatacatatatatatatatatatatatatatatattatatatatatatatatgtatatatatacatatgtatatatatatatatatacatatatatatatataaatataatatatatatatataatttatatatatattatatttatatatatatatatatatatgtatacatatgtatatatatacatatatataatatatatatatatatatatatatgtatatatatacatatgtatatatatagtgGGGTGATTCGACAGTGATAACGCGATTGatccaataaataataaatctcaCTAAGATATGTTTTAGATGATTCTTGTACCAtcttaagaagtgaactttaaacctTATTCAACTCTACAAAATTAGCTTGTGAAGTGAGGTTTGCATCCATTTATATACGATAAATTTGTCTTATCACAATTTGATTTGCGATATCCAacattaagaatgatgaaattaaaaaaaaattataataatgtaaaaaaaatgctATTAGCTAGTCCATGAAAAAAATTGGAACATATTCCAACTTTTACATATGCCACAATACAAGAACATTTTTCCTTCAACAAAAAGCTCTCCAAATCTACCACTAAATCTTGAGCTGAGAATTCTGATCATCAACAatgatcttttatttttacaaataattgacattatcatgttttattttttgtttatttttatcttttattgttattttattattgtctttttagatattttaggttttatttaataaaattagaaaagataagtatttggtttacatatttaatattttgtagataagtggaaatatcaaagaaattaagaagaatatcaacaaaatttgattatcaaAGTTATCAACAAGAGGAGATATTGATAAAGTTGGTTACTCCAATACAAAATCAAGTACAAAGGCGCAAGCTTAGTCCAATTcgaaaaatttacaaattaaggGTTGACAGAGGTTTTAAGGAACAACCCTTCCGAGAAGTAATCATCCCTTTTAGGGAAAACCCCCCTTTTGGGggaaagaggaaaaaatatttttttaagggaGAATGACACTTAACCTAATTGGAGATAAGGTAGATGCTCATTTTAAAGGCTGTGGACATTcatctttattcttattctaGTATTCAAAATGTTAAGGAGTAACTAACTCCTTTATTCATGAGAGTTGAACGTAATGTATTCTTAACTCTTTGTGAATTccaatattcaaatataattttttttcatcactTGTTTTAATTGCATATTCTAGATTGATTGCATATGTGAGAGTATTTGCTAGTTGAAAGATAGTTTGGGAAACTTGATTAAGATATAACAACTAATAGATTTCACATGTTAGACATAGATGTGGAACATTTAATCATACATAACATCAGAATCTTGATTAATGcgaacttataataaaaattgctaGACATGGGATTTTTAATATTCAAGTTTAAACTTGTCGTTAAGACATTACAACTTATTACAAAATATGTGAATGCTAAAGAAGGAATCAGAAGAATATTGTTTGGTGCTTTTgctttgaatattatttttgtgaaatttattatCTAATTGAATTATGAATTGCAAGAGTTGTCAAGTTGTTGCACAAGTCTCTTGGAAAACAATACTTGAACTTTTCACTCTATTACATGTGCAATTTGGTATACTTGTCAATCCTATAACaagtttttggaaaaaaaaaaagataaaaagaaaaaacgatGTAACAAAAATTATGGTAAGAAAAATACTATTTGTCCAAGAAAAAAATTGGAACATGTTCCAACTTTTCAATATGcctataagtatttttttttcccaaACAAAAAGCTCTCCAAATCCACCACTAAACCTTGAGTATGAGATTTCTGAAcaacaatgatattttattttcacatcaCAATTCTTGATAAAGGGAAGAAATTTATTCAAACTAGATAGGTTTAAACAAAAAGGTTGACACCAAAGTTTTCACCTATTAACAAAAGGAACAAAAGCAAATAAAGTGTTGCATGCAACACTTATTGAACTATAAAGACACACTATTACAACTCTgtaaacgaaaaaaaataaatcataactCATCGATAATTCTTCGAATTTGgattctttattaatttttcttgtcATTCTTTTGTTGCCCCTTCAAAATATGATGGTCactgattttttaaattttaaaattattaaaaatatttttaaagtaccAACATCTGTAGAAAATCTGAACCCTAGTTCATTACGTTTATTCATTTGTTATCCTCAACCAAATCCAGGGATTCCAGAACTTGGGTTGAACCCCATGAAgtcaccaccaccacaaaaACCCCCAGGACTGTTGTTATCAGTGTTGTTGTCAAGTTCATCCTCTTGTCGATCTTCAGGAGTGTACTTCAAAATGTCAGGGTTCCTAAATGTGGAGACAGTGATCATGACATTCTCACCAGCAATGACTCTGCCACCGATGATGCCACTGAAAACCTGTCCTTGAGCGGTGGAGAGATGGATCCCAAAGGATGGAGGAGGGGGAGGGGTGGCACCGGGGTGAAGAATGTAGTGGTTGTCGTACAAGTAGGATCCAGTGAGGGAGAGGAAGTTGAAGGGCCCATAGAGCATGATGGGTGGTGAACCCTCATTTGAAGCTTCCATGGTCACGTTGTTGATCATGCCAGAAACATTCATAACAGTGACACTAACTTGGTCCCTGTGAACAATCTCAAGAATAGACTCCATGATGTCTCCATTTGGAGCCACATTGAAAGTGAAGACATTCATAGTTGAATCTGTGGTTTCTGGCACTCGGAGAGAGCTAGGTTTTGGCTTGTTTCTTGACCCGACAGGCCTACCACGTGGCCTCCTTCCAGATTTGGTGGTACGAGGTTCATTGGCGGCGGTGGCTTCTTGTGGTTGACCTTGTTGGAATGAGGAGTTAGTGTCCTCATCTTGAGAAGAAGTAGAGTCTAAGTCATAGATTTTAGGGGAATTGTTTCTCATTTTGATGAAGAGGTTTCTTGTGTAGAGTGTAGACAAGGTCTATGAGTTGGGTGAGGAAATACTTGAAATGTTTTGGGTGAGAAAGTTTGATCCATCTATGTGGGAATTTATAGTAAAATTGATGACATTTTACCACTctcttaaaagaaatatttacaaCCAATTAAGAtctactcttttttcttttatcttctatttttcataattataaaagaaaaatgattttttttttcatacataaCAACATAACATAAGAAaacttttgaatttataaaaaataaaaataaaaaataatataggaaATGTAAATTGagtgtaaaaatttattaaatatcaaaataatatgaactatcataaatatttacttttgttatatttCGAGAAACGAAAGTTGTCATGTACTTATGGGATTTTCAAAGTATCATTATCTTTCCGAGGCAATTCAGTTATTACTAagataattttagtttttaaactgCAATTACGCATAAAGGAACAAaatgttttaaagtttagagAATTCTATTGAGAAATGGATAGTATAATTTAATGTTGAATTACTATATTTTGGATTGGAGCAAAATAATCTTTAATGGGTATTATAAACATGCTTgctttattacaaaaatgcctTTAATATTATgactttattaaattaaagataGTACGGTCAATTGtttcttagaaataatttgtcTACATTGTCAAGACTGTATtgattataatgttttatttaatcatttttaaaagtaaCGGTTCTGTGCATTGGGTTGTTATTGTTAACTATTTattacttcaaatattttatcatcTTTATTAATAGTAAACCAGTCAATAGTTTGTCACTCTCCTAATAGAGTTGTATACTACAATAATACaattatatagaaaatattgtTAAAGATTATATAAGACATTTctatttattaacttatttaaagtATAAACAAGATGATATGTGATAATAAAGTTATCGAATACGATAACAatgtatttttaagaaaatattgattttatcaGTTGTGAAACTTGGACAAAAATTATAGGatctaattaaaaacttttCTCATTTCctgatattattttttctatttaaaacaaacacatatgataatataatttaaaacatatgacaataatatatatgaaagtgtaacataaagtttatcatcaacaataatatattgaaaaaaaacaaaagttgctTCTAGTCAGAGTGTTCATCTACGCtctttcaatgacttaaaatcttcactaatttaatcaaaaCTAAACTTTCAATATAAATGATCATAGTGTTTGCTAAAAATTCAACCTCCGTCTTATGTagagaaagataaaattatgaataccccaaattaaatctcaaaaccaaaactcaatattttaagaaaattaacaacttctaaatgattactTCCTTTACTTTAAAATACATTCTTAATATTACTCTTCTCTTATCCAACTTTAAAGcctaaaataactttatttatacaaaaagaGTTTGATAAACAATTAGAGCATGATTTTATAATCTCTAACAAATAGAGATATACCTAGAGCATAAAAAAGCCACATAAAGAcacataaaaatgataaaaaatgaacttactcaaaagaaaaaattatttagttcaaaatattttttaactcctCAATTTTGTAGTTGTGCAATTtgcttttgaaaataataataaattaatatatgagATAGAAGTCcgaaagaaagagaaattaaataaagaactaaaaaaattacaacaaagaCACAAAAcctgatttttaaattttaaaaaagtttttttaaactaaattaatataaataatataaaaatatatattttttaaaatatatataaaaaaaaaactgtgaaattgattattaattgaTTGCTGTGGCTCCCGCAAAGGTCCCCTCTGCATCTcattatatcttttatatattatagccttatgatataaaacattttaaacacgttatatatttttattacaatagtGAAATTGATTATTACATGcatacatttttgtttaaatcaatcaattaaatcATCCATTCTAAAACATATTTTGGTTATATTTAATAACCAGTCAATTTAATAAGTTATTTTCACTAAATATTGTGTAGGTTTTTAAAAGTTATGGtatactttttttatcataattttagaTAATTTCCCATACatgtattaataaataaataaatcattatgttactttaaatatttataaaattattggtCATGCTCTATATCCTTTTTCCGCAAAGTTTTGCATGAAATATACAGAAGCTCcacattttttgttaaatatgtttaaatttttaattttagaataattcataaatatattgttACAGTAATTGTTGAAGCCCTAGCTTTTCCATTCCTTCAGTAGCACTGGATGGGAGCGGTGGAAAGCTGTAGCGGAGGACAACGCACTACAGAAGACTCACTACGTAGAGCTTCACCTGGATCTCATGAGAAGAAAAAGCGAGAAGAAGGAAAACATGGAGAAATGTAATAAACAaaactgaaatttattttcattgatcAGAAAAAGTTTCGATACACTTTTAAGAGCACTATCTTAAATAGGTTATGTGGGAGAGGGAAAAAGGGCAAAAGAGAACTTATCTAACTAAAACCTAACCATAATTAAAAGAACCTAAAGCTAGGGTTCCAATACCCTCCCCTCAAGCCAGATGATTATATTCATCAGACCAAGCTTGAGTAAAATAGTCATGAAGGATGTCCGATGGAGGGCTTTGGTGAAGATGTCGGCTAATTGTTCGGATGATCGaatattaaagtttttcttGAACCACATGGCAATCTAGGTCTATATGCTTAGTACGTTCATGGAAGGTAGGGTTGTGGTCAATATCCCTTGTGGTTGGCTATCACAGTTGAGGACAACTTGATCAATTTGTTGAATATGAAGATCGTGTCACTGTAGTTGACATGTGATGTTGGCTAAGACTCTGTATTTAGCTTCGGAAGAGGAGTCTGATACAATACTATGTTTCTTTGATTTCTAGGAAATCAAAGATGTCCCTGGAAAACACAATACCCAGTGACACTTCGTCTTGTGGTTGTACAAGTAGCCCAATCAAAATCACTAAAGATTTTGATTTGGATGTCATTGGTAGGAGCAAAGAAAAGACTGTTAGATGGACTAGCTTTAATGTACTTTAGGATGTGTTGTGCAGCTTGTTGGTGATGAGTGGTAGGAGCTTGCACAAATTGACTTAATAAATGCATAAAATAGCTAATATCA
This portion of the Vigna unguiculata cultivar IT97K-499-35 chromosome 6, ASM411807v1, whole genome shotgun sequence genome encodes:
- the LOC114188422 gene encoding AT-hook motif nuclear-localized protein 19-like — translated: MRNNSPKIYDLDSTSSQDEDTNSSFQQGQPQEATAANEPRTTKSGRRPRGRPVGSRNKPKPSSLRVPETTDSTMNVFTFNVAPNGDIMESILEIVHRDQVSVTVMNVSGMINNVTMEASNEGSPPIMLYGPFNFLSLTGSYLYDNHYILHPGATPPPPPSFGIHLSTAQGQVFSGIIGGRVIAGENVMITVSTFRNPDILKYTPEDRQEDELDNNTDNNSPGGFCGGGDFMGFNPSSGIPGFG